The sequence below is a genomic window from Oncorhynchus nerka isolate Pitt River linkage group LG7, Oner_Uvic_2.0, whole genome shotgun sequence.
ttctgcatcatttttggacgaaagtttctgatttttgcaatgttatgtagatggaaaaaagctgtccttgaaatggtcttgataagttcttcaaaagagagatcagggtccagagtaacgcaattgtcagattcaacagaagatctctttgtttcttgggacctagaacaagcatctctgttttgtccgaatttaaaagtagaaagtttgcagccatccacttccttatgtctgaaacacatgcttctagcaagggcaattttggggcttcaccatgtttcattgaaatgtacagctgtgtgtcatccgcatagcagtgaaagttaacattatgttttcgaataacatccccaagaggtaaaacatatagtgaaaacaatagtggtcctaaaacggaaccttgaggaacaccgaaatttacagttgatttgtcagaggacaaaccattcacagagacaaactgatatctttccgacagataagatctaaaccaggccagaacttgtccgtgtagaccaatttgggtttccaatctctccaaaagaatgtggtgatcgatggtttcaaaagcagcactaaggtctgggagcacgaggacaggaggaggtgagggtcctgggagagtggtgccaggaaaataacttctcccgcaacatcaacaaaacaaaggagctgattgtgcacttcaggaaacagcagtggGCGCACtctcctatccacatcgatgggaaaGCAGTGGAgtaggtggaaagcttcaagttcctgaaatggtccacccacacaaacagtgtggtgaagaaggcgcaacggcccctcttcaacctcaggaggctgaagaaatttgccttggcccctaaaaccctcaaacttttacagatgcacaattgagagcatcctgtcgggctgtatcaccgcctggtatcaCCGGCAAtgacagggctctccagaggatggtgTAGTGTGCCCAACGCATCAGCGggggtaaactacctgccctccaggacacctccagcacccgatgtcacaggaaggccaaaaagatcatcaaagacatcaaccacccaagccacggcctgttcaccccactatcatccaaaaggtgaggtcagtacagttgcatcaaagctaggattgagagacagaagctgtttttcaatctcaagaccatcagactgttaaataaccATCACGAGCCAACATCCatggaggctgctgccctatatacgtACATAGACTtgcaatcactggccactttagtagtcactttaataatgtgtaCATACTGTTTTCTATTTGACTGTATTTTCAACATTGCCCTATCTACCTATTTATAcagtacccgtcaaaagtttggacacacatacttaTTCAAAGGTAttcctttatttgtactattttctacaatatagattaatagtgaagacatcaaaactataaaataacacatatggaatcttgtaataaccaaaaacaaatcaaacaaccaaaaacaaatctaaatgtatttgagattctttaaagttgccaccctttgccttgatgacagatttgcacactcttggcattctctcaaccagcttcatgaagtagtcatctggaatgcttttaaattaacaggtgtgccttgttaaaagttaatttgtggaatttctttcctactTAATGTGTTTaggccaatcagttgttgtgacaagataggagtggtatacagaagatagccctatttggtaaaagaccaagtccataatattattttggcaagaacagctcaaataagaaaagagaaatgacagtccatcattactttaagacatgaatcaatctggaaaatgtcaagaactttgaaagtttcttcaagtgcagtcacaaaaaccaagtgctatgatgaaactggctctcatgaggaccaccacaggaaaggaagacccagagttacctctgctgcagaggataagttcgttAGAGTTGCCAGCCTCAGAAACTGCTGCCCAATTAAACGCTTCACAGAGTTCAcgtaatagacacatctcaacatcaactgttcagaggagactgcgtaaatcaggtcttcatggttgaatttctataaagaaaccactactaaaggacaccgattagaagaagagacttgcttcggccaagaaacgcgagcaatggacattagaccgttggaaatctgtcctttgagatttttggttccaactgccgtgtctttgtgagacgaagaggaggtgaacggatgatctccgcatgtgtggttcctactGTGAAAAATGGaggtggaggtgtgatggtgtgggggtgctttgctagtgacactaTCTGTGCtttatttagaattgaaggcacacttaaccagcatggctaccacagcattctgcagcaatacgccatcccatctggtttgctcttgggactataatttgtttttcaacaggacaatgacctaacacaccaccatgctgtgtaagggctatttgatcaagaaggagagtgatggaatgctgcaatCAGATGAactgtcctccacaatcacctgacctcaacccaattgagatggtttgggataagatggaccgcagagtgaaggaaaagcagcgaacaaatgctcagcatatttgggaactccttcaagactgtaaaacgttcctcgtgaagctggttgagagaatgccaagagtgtgcaaagctgtcatcaagtttgtccaaacttttgacttgtactgtatatttctTAATTACGTTATTTTACTTTAGATTTTTGGGTATtgttgggaattgttagattgGAGCTaggactgttggagctaggatcacaagcatttctctacacccgtaataacatctgctaaatatttgTATGTGACGAATAAAGTTTGTTTTGTACCTGTATTACTGGATACACTGTGATGTATATGTGCTTCTGCCTCCACAGAGTCATATGGTTTGTCTCAGTTGAAATATTATCTGTTCTTTTCATTCATAggaaaaaaataaatcaaataatcaAAATGAATATGGAAAATGGCTACAAGGACATAAGGTGGTCATATAAAAAGAAAATACTGACACATGGTTTCTTCTattatgtgtttttatttttaataattgTATAATGTAGAATTACATGTACATTAATTGCTACAAAAAATGAGGGTTTATGCCTTTCCACTTGCATCTGAAAATACATATTCACATAATTATTTGCTTTTACATAAATGTCCTTGgtaattagttgattatttgaatcagctgtgtagtgctagggcaaaaaccaaaagtTGTTGCCCatggggtcccgaggaccgagtttgggaaaccctgcttaAGGTGTTTCAGATGCCAAGCTTATGATCATGTTGCATCGCAGTGTAGGGGGGAGATTCCAAGATGTGAGCAGTGTGCAGGTGAGCATGGGGCAAAGGAATGTGTGATATCAGTGGGAAAAAACTGTGCGTATCAATTGTGGATGTGCCCATGTTTTTGGGGATCAGAAGTGCCCGGTGCAAGAGAGACAGGTTGAGGTTGGAAGGGTCAGAGTAGAACAGAAGGTGTTATATGCTGAGATAGTGAAGAGATTAGAGGATAATGGGTCAAGGGTGCTATTAGGCGTAGGCTTCCTAGTTATCAACTGTACCGCAGAAATGGAATGTAAATCCAGGGAAATAGATGTTGTGGTAACAGCTGCTGAGAGGCACTTGGGTGTAAagggttttactgcagaagatTACAAGGTCTGTTGAACGAAAGAGTCTTGTCCTCTCAGGCCATCAGCATGGTGTCGAATCAGTTAAAGTAGttgaaatggggggggggggggggtgatgaaATAGTGGTAAGGTTAGTGGTGCCATTTTTTCCTTTCCTCCttccttttttatttttgtatcacaAAATATAACGTGATTGAGAACACATTAccgcacagtaggtggcggcatgcacaaACAAATGTGCGAACGCGATGATaccaaaagaagaagaagaaacggTTTCCGTTTATACAGGAAGTAAATGCTAAGCAATTCGCGTGACAAACTGCACCAGACACACGGTTTTAAAGGCGATTTAAATTGTGTCATTTGATTCGTAAATTGTGCAATTTAATATTTGAAGATTAACAACCTTTTAATCTAGAAGATTGTGCATTTGGTGAGTCTTACTAATCATCTCTCAAATCACTTTGTTATGGATGTGAGCAAGTCAAACTAGTAGGCAAGTTGGAGGTTTTCAGTGTTGTGCTTGCTTGGTATTAGGCATATTTCTGTTTAAAATTTTATTTAAGATGTTTTACTCCAGAACTCTTTCTTGATAACTTAAGTTATTTATATATTTTGAGTTATGAAAACCATATCTTAAAGCACATACATGCACAATAACATAAGCCAGGCCCCAGACCTGTTTGTACTCCTGTCAACTCCATTGCTCATTGTCAAATCAAACATTTTTTTGGatgacaattccataaggagTTGGCAAGGGCCCAGAAACAGACTGTCACCCAGGCAATAACAATAGTTTACTCATCTGTCATCTTCAGTGTCCATTACATTCAAACATGGGTCTCTCATTGAATGTGAATGTGTTCCTCCTCTTCCAGGTGTTTGAACCAACTGGATGTTGAGTGTGCGGGCTCTGTTTAGGATTGGGTTCCTTGTGACATTACGGGCAACCACAGTCCTCTCCCGCAGGAGGGCATGTCCATTGGTCAGTGTGACAAATAGTCTATATAAGGAGTGCTTCAGTGGACAAGTGTCCAACATGGCCCAGTCCATAAAATACCTtgggtaaggtgtgtgtgtgtgtgtgtgtgtgtgtgtgtgtgtgtgtgtgtgtgtgtgtgtgtgtgtgtgtgtgtgtgtgtgtgagagagtgagataaaTATTTATATCTGTATCCTCAGGCAGGAGGAGGCTCAACAAATTGACGAGGAGTTGTTCTCAGAGTATGGCTTCAGTGTGGACCAGCTGATGGAGCTGGCTGGGCTCAGCTGTGCTACAGCAATCACCAGGGTGAGACTCAGCATTTCccctaggagtgtctcctacaaTGACTGGTACTACCCAAGGTGCTGTGAGATGGTGAATGCCACAGCTGTGTGCTGTTCAGCATTGGAAAATCTCAGAAGCACAATTTTATCTCAATTTAGACTCTGCATAGTGTAGATTAGACATTTCACAATTGGAAATCATGAGGGCTCTATTAGGCTGGTTGAAATGGTTTTAAGCTTGACATGTGCTTTAAGTGTTGCTTTTAGGCTACCTTTTTATTCACCTGTTGCCTTTATTCTGTTCCAGGCCTACCCCACCAGCTCTCTGGTCAAAGCCAGACCCTCTTTGCTTGTGATTTGTGGCCCAGGTAACAATGGAGGAGATGGCCTGGTCTGTGCCAGACATCTCAAACTCTTTGTGAGTGTTTCATCCTTCTCATCTGCTATGTTTCCAAATATCAAGGCATGCAGCAGATATTAGAGAATTGGTTCTTGTTATAATTAACCCATTTTTCTTAAAGGCATCTATTGCTTTTGGAATCAATGCTGTGTTGTGCTTTTTCTGTAACAGTGACTTTAAATTGGCATCATATAGGCTTAAATAACCTATTAGTATGCATTGCTAAATAACATGCCTATAGTCTGATTCTTTGTGCTTGATGCTTTGTGTGACTACAGGGTTATGCACCCACCATActgtacccaaagaggccaaACAAACTGTTGTTCCAGGGTCTGACCACCCAGTGTGAGAAGATGGACATCCCTTTCCTAACTGAAATGCCTGAGGTACTAATGAGCTCTGGCTCCTGTGTTAACCTCAGAACAAAGTCTATTTGATTGTTAGGTGTGTGTCCTGACTCCTCGGCTACCTCACATAAGTTTATCTGTGAGTGTCAGTAGTGTTGTATAAAAGGTTGTTGGTGTATTTATCTTGGAGTGtgtatgtgatgctgtgtagTTGTTAATTCTGACAGTGACGGAGATGATCCTCTTAGGCAATGGTGGTCGACGAGGCTTACAACCTGGTGATAGACGCCATCTTTGGCTTCAGCTTCAAGGGTGCAGTGCGGGAGCCTTTTGGCTCCATCCTGGACGTGCTGAAGAAGACAACTGTACCCATAGTTAGTATTGACATCCCCTCAGGTGGGTGGGCCCTTAACTCACTTCAATAGAATCTAGAGGGCAGATATAGATGTTTTTCACTGATAAGCTAGTTGAGTAAAAATATCCAGTCTCTACTATATCTCAATCACAAGGTAATAATTGATTTTATATAGTAGAATCTCAAAGTTGGTTTAAAAACAATTTTAGTTAAATCTGGCAGTATTTGGGTGATGGTCTTCGACATCTTTAGATGATAGGCAGTACAGAAAGGTAGTATCTTGAGAAGAGGGAGCATAGATGGTACAGAGACCTTCAGACAGACAGGCCACGGAGCTCCTCAATGGGCACTTAGTCGTCTTTGATAGTCGCAGCTCCTCCTCCATAGGTAGGCTGGATCATCCACTACTGAAATGTAGCACCCACCTGGATGATGCTTCGGCAACTGTAAAAGTGGTAGTAAGACCACCCCACCCTCAGCAGTGGTCCAGAAAAGCAACAGACGGAGTGAGCCTCTGCATCCCCTCACACCGCAGTCCACTTACCTCTAGGAACTGGGGCAGGGGGCTAAATAGCTAATACTGTTGATCTGGTGTTGCTGCAGTATTCAAATCatattagcaagctagctagccaagCCAAATATAAACTGACTTGCCATAGTCAGTCCTGCATTTCTGTGGGTCACCACCAGATATTTCAATTGATCTATTAACAAGTtttcaaaacaaaaaaaaagcttATAAGAAAATGCCTTGATTAAAAACCACATTTTTTGGCAGTATTTTGTTCAGAAAACGTCAGGAACGTTATTTGTTGAATCCAGAGGTTCAATACAGTGTGCCTTAAGTCTATTAGCTCGGCCAGAATGTTTCCATTGGGATGGAGATATTCTCCCCTACTGTATATGTCCTCTTCAGGTTGGGATGTGGAGCAGGGCAGCACAGATGGACTCCAGCCAGACATGCTAATCTCCCTGCCTGCCCCTAAGAAGTCAGCAAAACACTTCTGTGGACGCTACCACTATCTGGGGGGACGTTTTGTGCCTCCTGCCATGGAGAAGAAGTACCAGCTCAACCTTCCTCCGTACCCCAATACTGACTGTGTGTACCAGCTGCAGTAGTGCCAACCAGggatatgtgtgtatatatatatatatatatatatatatatgtgtatgtatatgtaaaaAATTAAGATTGGTGGGTAAATGTTGTTCGCAGTAAGTAAAGTAATGCTCCCATGTATTTGCGTTTACCCTCCGCTACTCCACTGGTGTCAGCTGTATAGGCGAAAGGCTGTGTAAGTACACTTGGGGTTTGAGAGGTTATCAACGTCAGTGGATCCATTAGGAATTGGATGAGATTTTTATGTACTGTTTGCACTAAAGGTTATATCTAAATGAATGGGTCTTTTGCTGTTTCAGTTtgattgaaatgttttggcattctTATAAGAGTTTGGATGGACAGCTATAATTGCAGTCTGTTATTTAAATATAAAAATGTTGAGTTTGATATTATAAATGGTCAATCTTAAATTAATTGTATTTGTCATTATTATCACTTAACATTGTAAATTGTAAGTATGTGTCTTAATAAAATGTATATCTAGCAAGACCAATCGAGCTGAGAAGACAGTTTATCATAGTCGATCACATTCTATTATATATACACCATTTGAAGTTTAGTATATTTCATGATGATTGTGCATAATTTATAAGACATACAACAGggggagtggatggatggattgattaCAGTTTTTTTTTCAATCGCATTGGTGCAATTTTCAGTTATGGGGTGAATTTAAAAACTCTTAAACTGATAACACTTGTAATACCCTCTCTTATGTTCAAAACATTTTATTCTGCATTAATTGGGGTTTCACAC
It includes:
- the naxe gene encoding NAD(P)H-hydrate epimerase; the encoded protein is MLSVRALFRIGFLVTLRATTVLSRRRACPLVSVTNSLYKECFSGQVSNMAQSIKYLGQEEAQQIDEELFSEYGFSVDQLMELAGLSCATAITRAYPTSSLVKARPSLLVICGPGNNGGDGLVCARHLKLFGYAPTILYPKRPNKLLFQGLTTQCEKMDIPFLTEMPEAMVVDEAYNLVIDAIFGFSFKGAVREPFGSILDVLKKTTVPIVSIDIPSGWDVEQGSTDGLQPDMLISLPAPKKSAKHFCGRYHYLGGRFVPPAMEKKYQLNLPPYPNTDCVYQLQ